A genomic stretch from Plasmodium brasilianum strain Bolivian I chromosome 9, whole genome shotgun sequence includes:
- a CDS encoding ubiquitin carboxyl-terminal hydrolase UCH54: MQKENEDVGEWCLIESNPCIFFDMLYRMGAKNISVEDVYDMEYFDDYINNKDKISIHNILSAEEYKSEGDKVSDSENGMKSSCAEDKTIYKNNICIETKYNKLLKNNSYIYGIIFLFNIGKNYKRNKYIEHDVPENLFFAKQVISNACATQAILSIVLNKDIGLCAEIKNIKSFSRNFDSSMKGLTLSNCNFLRNIHNSYKTPIYIDKEDHLDDKKRSHDAFHFVSYIQYDDRVYLLDGLQEGPVLIGEEGTPVGEADPVGEKKNWIDLAREHIKKEINEMCNSKDDRENRFNILTIIKDKQSIIQNFLNIHRIIRQRTNIKLISLGENIELNDEINEDDYNSANLPSVDDLPDDVNKLYDILQNANFEIDYLERLLNEQIEIKNMWNKERTFKFFNFYPFIMSSLNLMAKHKILKDSYQKEKLKKSTA; encoded by the coding sequence ATGCAGAAGGAGAATGAGGACGTCGGAGAGTGGTGCTTGATCGAAAGCAACCCATGCATTTTCTTCGATATGTTATATAGGATGGGGGCAAAAAACATATCAGTAGAAGATGTATACGATATGGAATATTTTGatgattatataaataacaaagataagataagtatacataatatactAAGTGCTGAAGAGTATAAGAGTGAAGGCGATAAAGTAAGTGATAGTGAAAATGGGATGAAGAGCAGTTGTGCAGAagataaaacaatatataagaataacatatgtatagaaactaaatataataaattgttaaaaaacAATAGCTATATTTATGgtattatattcttattcAATATagggaaaaattataaaaggaataaatatatagaacaTGACGTTCccgaaaatttattttttgcaaaGCAGGTTATTTCTAATGCATGTGCAACACAAGCAATATTATCTATCGTTTTGAATAAGGATATTGGACTATGTgctgaaataaaaaatataaaatcgTTTAGTAGAAATTTTGATAGTTCTATGAAAGGACTCACATTATCAAACTGCAACTTTCTTCGTAATATTCATAATTCGTATAAGACgcctatatatatagataaagaGGACCATCTggatgataaaaaaagatcGCATGAtgcttttcattttgtttcttACATACAATACGATGATAGGGTTTACTTGTTAGACGGATTGCAAGAAGGACCAGTCTTGATAGGTGAGGAAGGAACACCAGTGGGGGAAGCAGACCCAgtgggagaaaaaaaaaattggatcGATCTTGCCAGGGAGcacattaaaaaagaaattaatgaaatgtGCAACTCAAAGGATGATAGAGAAAACAggtttaatattttaactatTATAAAAGATAAGCAAAgtattattcaaaattttcttaacATCCATAGAATTATCAGACAGAgaacaaatattaaattaataagttTAGGTGAAAATATTGAACTAAATGATGAAATTAATGAAGATGATTATAATTCTGCGAATTTACCTTCCGTCGATGATTTACCTGAtgatgtaaataaattatatgatattttacaaaatgcAAATTTTGAAATTGACTATTTAGAAAGACTTTTAAATGAACagatagaaataaaaaatatgtggaATAAAGAACGCACTTTTAAATTCTTCAATTTTTACCCATTTATCATGTCTTCTCTCAATCTTATGGCcaaacataaaattttaaaagatagctaccaaaaggaaaaactaaaaaaatcaACGGCCTGA
- a CDS encoding hypothetical protein (conserved Plasmodium protein), which translates to MMKERVTEDKGKRTKKKLNKYTYDKNKLEYISFLCEEDDINFFCTFSEECKSRTDHNSLNKNLYKCRDNIKYGNINEHNLKYSIYEDTYLTVLVHNENIASDERSCSSIAYIYEQFYLNYCDIFYTDYKRNTQNFVKNYEEDINFFHLISKKKKKKKKKKGGIGTAGEGAELYNITGTNNTRFLSCYKTPLDPYVRTGKDINVLHEPCDIIISPYIAYSKLQSCILEYYIPTIKCGITPCYLSKHLKNEKKKENNLYDCNICNVIINRKDVTRGSKYSTTHTSDGYKKKKIKKKNKINNRIIITPQVKREKKDTTGRQSKENIKQRRNKKKRKNEQFFTSHDPLFRLYNYTSSDESTMCFSKFLPEQQGTKKKNKLGILTSRANVTKGEEENNGMVIFNDIIELCKQNKIFTLKDKQKGLLHVCKNEFKCVREKKTLQKSVREEYSTEQLKHHNTVSTAREMPPEKFNKSSIARNLSSCSYINSGCYEHPSGSHLTKYAQKIGNNDNVQRMYKKRSFSTCSSSCAPKVDKVEAISQMNKMCKISLFRNENVSGMREGIINKDKREEKAEVKIEEKTEEKIEKTSEINIGNIQIINNANVKRRRENDLLKKQILIGLNQKYYNPLHLEKIVSSRNCALGKGKIISKEKKKNLDIKRNKKKNEIILNDINSTVSLKNSTFLKHKFCSLYMHGKYTLICQLYRYDYIYIDFHITYIYIKSLIKLKKYKSCLKYIYDINEKNLNIFNRRILHFFCGICYEKLHHFKLSSMEYSKVVVNQMDDNKTKASTNLIPMCELHKEYKTNVDEIKPFVLSCLDKLIGCYQVKTHEEYNLVNYVQQNYYFGKLINYYLCKLSDKKNKGTYNIMEYQNTQNEISFRKVPLFFGDNKNCSRKSSFFYGDNKNYMNMVRKIQPYNSSTKMIDGFYKVSFSDRASEHNYRNGHFNNNITNENNKKNITPIFYNKIINEEGVLNRRTLENLSTIHHYRDKNKMGEKILNVQKINRNYDRSCENRKSNEIFGNQKKDTQKCQYKKCSNLIQKKNMYINMSNILHVTNSDGEASNSEEYFPLHSFNFAHAGYNFAHAGYNFAHAGYNFAHAGYNFAHAGYNFAHAGYNFAHAGYNFAHAGYNFAHAGYNFAHDNCSMFLNEIANSDGKNLKKKFLSLFDKITESDLMHFTVLSSHYDDLYFYALYIFFHICCNKTFKKIANFVRWNFSNENILNMIRKLAYHLKLVDIHFNNTDKVRSRYCIRITTDRGKREADELPRCSGKIYIDKITLIDLICINLYTIKNCDFVNSYYISKYIMKREMAYTNKEAILLFITSLTNLQDFLKNKKNKIKELVLLFHERVNEHVRKYKRYYFKPDMYIYKKDYLDYYILGIISFLNNDMRKSCSFFKKCIQLKNNFYLSYVYLLQISLTDDTLLLISLRERKLIFFECLKLKEYNLLPYLIYCSSVIKKMQQDLHNEKLKKKKKFIYHSTDYLKDMFTRAIYLDGEHIFIYNELFVYNFLRRGFLQCQTIINKVFLSYNFFSHTSTIVTTPLSFILYNAGVYYYLCEKNLSKSEKLVIRILQANPFDIKSLNLLTHILFTKKNKQWLYFFDYCMYLENVLHSKNIIPYKTYVCKNFFTKIKGLRDMNIFIRYYKILKNVEKFYGILENYIKTSNSSLYPDFSEGYA; encoded by the coding sequence ATGATGAAGGAACGCGTTACAGAAgacaaaggaaaaaggaCAAAGAAAAAGTTAAACAAGTACACATATGATAAGAATAAACTAGAGTACATAAGTTTCCTATGTGAAGAGGATGACATCAATTTCTTTTGTACGTTTAGTGAAGAGTGTAAATCTCGCACAGATCACAAtagtttaaataaaaatttatataaatgtagagataatataaaatatggaaatatCAATGAACACAATTTAAAGTATAGCATTTATGAAGATACATACTTAACAGTACTAGTTCACAATGAAAATATTGCTTCGGACGAACGGTCTTGTTCTTCcatagcatatatatatgaacaattttatttaaattactgtgatatattttacacagattataaaagaaatacacaaaattttgtaaaaaattatgaagaagATATCAACttctttcatttaataagtaagaaaaaaaaaaaaaaaaaaaaaaaaaaaggaggaatAGGAACAGCAGGAGAAGGGGCGGAGTTGTATAATATCACAGGAACAAATAATACTCGCTTCCTATCATGTTATAAGACACCACTTGATCCATATGTAAGAACAGGAAAGGATATAAACGTTTTGCATGAACCCTGTGATATTATAATATCACCATATATTGCTTACAGTAAATTGCAAAGCTGTATActtgaatattatataccCACCATAAAATGTGGTATTACCCCTTGTTATTTGagtaaacatttaaaaaatgaaaaaaaaaaagaaaacaaccTTTACGATTGCAATATTTGtaatgttattataaatagaaaagatGTTACTAGGGGAAGCAAGTACAGTACTACACACACGTCAGATggctataaaaaaaaaaaaattaaaaaaaaaaataaaataaataacagaATTATTATAACTCCACAAGTAAAACGCGAAAAGAAGGATACAACAGGAAGACAGTCAAAAgagaatataaaacaaaggaggaataaaaaaaagagaaaaaatgaacaattttttacttcCCATGATCCTCTATTTCGTCTTTATAATTACACCTCGAGCGATGAAAGTACCATGTgtttttccaaatttttaCCTGAACAGCAAggtaccaaaaaaaaaaataaactggGAATATTAACATCAAGGGCGAATGTTACAAAAGGGGAAGAAGAGAATAACGGCATGGTTATTTTCAACGACATCATAGAACTCTgcaagcaaaataaaatattcaccCTAAAGGACAAACAAAAGGGGCTTTTACATGTGTGTAAAAATGAGTTCAAATGTgtaagggaaaaaaagacTTTACAAAAAAGTGTGCGGGAAGAATATTCTACGGAACAGCTGAAACACCATAACACAGTGAGCACAGCACGTGAAATGCCACCCGAGAAGTTTAATAAATCCTCAATCGCTAGAAACTTGTCGTCTTGTTCCTACATTAATAGCGGCTGTTATGAACACCCCAGTGGATCCCACTTAACAAAGTATGCTCAAAAAATAGGGAATAATGATAACGTACAACGGATGTATAAGAAAAGAAGCTTCAGCACATGCTCTTCTTCATGTGCACCCAAAGTGGATAAAGTGGAAGCGATATCTCAAATGAATAAGATGTGCAAAATAAGTTTATTTCGAAACGAGAACGTGAGCGGAATGAGAGaaggaataataaataaggaTAAAAGGGAAGAAAAAGCTGAAGTAAAAATTGAGGAAAAAActgaagaaaaaattgaaaaaacaagtgaaataaatattggcaatattcaaattataaACAACGCGAATGTCAAAAGGAGGAGGGAAAACGACTTATTGAAAAAGCAAATTCTTATAGGGTTAAACCAAAAGTACTATAATCCATTGCACCTAGAAAAAATAGTGAGCAGCAGAAATTGTGCTCTAGGTAAAGGCAAAATAATAtcaaaagagaagaaaaaaaatttagatataaaaagaaataaaaaaaaaaatgagataaTACTAAACGACATTAACAGTACAGtctctttaaaaaattccaCGTTTctaaaacataaattttgttctttatatatgcatggaAAATATACTTTGATCTGCCAATTGTACAGATACgactacatatatatagactttcacattacatatatatatataaaatcgttaataaaattaaagaaatataaatcttgtttgaaatacatttatgatattaatgaaaagaatCTAAACATATTTAACAGAAGAATCTTGCACTTCTTCTGTGGAATTTGCTATGAAAAGTTACACCACTTTAAATTAAGCTCTATGGAATATTCAAAAGTAGTAGTTAACCAAATGGATGATAATAAAACTAAAGCGTCTACTAATCTTATTCCTATGTGTGAGCTACATAAGGAATATAAAACTAATGTGGATGAAATAAAGCCATTCGTTCTTAGCTGTTTGGATAAATTAATAGGATGTTATCAGGTGAAAACACATGAAGAGTATAACTTAGTTAATTATGTTCAACAAAACTACTACTTTGGGAAACTTATAAACTATTACTTATGTAAACTAAgtgataagaaaaataaagggacatataatattatggaATATCAGAACACGCAAAATGAGATATCCTTTAGGAAGGTCCCTTTGTTTTTCGGTGATAACAAAAATTGCTCGAGGAAATCCTCTTTCTTTTATGGTGACAACAAAAATTACATGAACATGGTCAGGAAAATTCAACCATATAATAGTAGCACAAAAATGATTGACGGATTTTATAAAGTAAGTTTTTCAGACAGAGCCAGCGAGCATAATTATAGGAACGGACATTTTAACAACAATATTACGAacgaaaataataagaaaaatattactcctattttttacaataaaattataaatgagGAGGGAGTGCTAAATAGGAGAACCTTGGAAAATTTAAGTACAATTCACCACTATAGGGACAAGAATAAAATgggggaaaaaatattgaatgtTCAGAAAATAAACAGAAATTATGATCGTTCATGCGAAAATCGAAAaagtaatgaaatatttggaaaccaaaaaaaagaCACACAAAAATgtcaatataaaaaatgcagcaatttaatacaaaaaaaaaatatgtacattaaCATGAGTAATATCTTGCATGTTACTAACAGCGACGGTGAGGCCTCTAATAGTGAAGAATATTTCCCACTTCACAGTTTTAACTTTGCACATGCTGGTTATAACTTTGCACATGCTGGTTATAACTTTGCACATGCTGGTTATAACTTTGCACATGCTGGTTATAACTTTGCACATGCTGGTTATAACTTTGCACATGCTGGTTATAACTTTGCACATGCTGGTTATAACTTTGCACATGCTGGTTATAATTTTGCACATGCTGGTTATAATTTTGCACATGATAACTGCAGTATGTTTTTGAACGAAATAGCCAACAGTGATggtaaaaatttgaaaaaaaaattcttgtCCCTTTTCGACAAAATTACAGAAAGCGATTTGATGCATTTTACTGTGTTGTCCTCTCATTATGATgacctttatttttatgctctttatatattttttcatatatgttgtaacaaaacatttaaaaaaattgcaaactTTGTAAGATGGAATTTTTCCAAtgagaatattttaaatatgataagGAAGTTGGCATATCATCTAAAATTAGTGGacatacattttaataatactgATAAAGTAAGAAGCCGTTATTGCATTAGGATAACGACTGACAGAGGAAAAAGAGAAGCTGATGAATTACCTAGATGTTcaggaaaaatatacattgataaaataacattaatagatcttatatgcattaatttatatactataaaaaattgcGATTTTGTAAACAGCTATTACattagtaaatatataatgaaaagagAAATGGCATATACCAATAAAGAAGCTATTCTTTTGTTTATAACATCTCTTACAAATTTACAagattttttgaaaaataaaaaaaataaaataaaagagttGGTTCTTTTATTCCACGAAAGAGTTAATGAACATgtacgtaaatataaaagatattacTTCAAGCCagatatgtacatatataaaaaagattatttGGATTACTATATATTGGgaataatttcctttttaaataatgatatgaGAAAatcttgttctttttttaaaaaatgtatacagttaaaaaataacttttaCTTAAGTTACGTTTACTTACTACAAATAAGTTTAACAGATGATACATTACTATTAATATCATTACGAGAgagaaaattaattttttttgaatgtctaaaattaaaagaatataatttgttaCCCTATCTGATTTACTGTTCTagtgttataaaaaaaatgcaacaAGATTtacataatgaaaaattgaaaaaaaaaaaaaaatttatttatcattcAACTGACTATTTAAAGGATATGTTCACCAGAGCAATATATTTGGATGGTGaacatattttcatatataacgAACTATTCGTCTATAACTTTTTAAGAAGAGGTTTTCTTCAGTGTCAAACGATTATAAATAAAGTTTTTCTATcctacaattttttttcccacaCCTCGACCATTGTAACTACTCCTTTGTCTTTTATTCTGTACAATGCAGgagtttattattatttatgcgAAAAAAATTTGAGTAAGTCAGAAAAATTAGTAATACGAATTTTACAAGCTAACCCATTTGATATAAAATCTTTAAATCTATTAACCCATATTTTGTTCaccaaaaaaaacaaacaatggttatacttttttgattattgtatgtatttagaaaatgtacttcattcaaaaaatattattccttacaaaacatatgtatgtaaaaatttttttacaaaaattaaaggcTTAAGAGatatgaatattttcataaGGTACTataaaatactaaaaaatgTTGAAAAGTTTTATGGAATTttggaaaattatattaaaacaagTAACTCTTCGCTTTATCCAGATTTTAGCGAAGGTTATGCATGA
- a CDS encoding hypothetical protein (conserved Plasmodium protein) — protein sequence MVFLKYYNLELFFCAIFFNYLGASTNSQPLNRRTHHSKDYKHHSNSNVKNLESHEPYMENNSHMNHGRQKRGNKAMIDGAAHNTHSGSDSNKHNSSDSIKHNSSDSIKHNSSDSIKHNSSDSIKHNSSDSIKHNSSDSIKHNSSDSNKHNISDSNNHNSSNSNTRLSSERVTHDISESGVYHNIDGNNSNNGKHSAHRPLRRRNAIRLKKGNPNSLNTAQQEALIPFQNEDNTQDGIKGVKVFFPSFTKHNKKKNISLNKKDIESSNIELQNKLNYSINPTLSLVASKAIDGLLGGVHKHMQGPFSLDIDGSNNSPLAPQIVTPNLYSNVNPPFNMNNGIPPSGAPVPTRPITSPQVAAVPSPTPNPPNIQPTVSNTVGGTVGGTAGGAIGAVAGAALGAGLRGGSPATAAVNGTAYPQMNVQNLMSASQLAQNPNFNIHPTGTNLRDDPGNVNYNEVVTITIGIVICLILFCFIFGCLMKMCKPAKRRR from the coding sequence AtggtttttttaaaatactacAATCTAGAGCTTTTTTTCTgtgcaatattttttaattatttaggAGCTTCAACAAATTCACAGCCTTTGAATCGAAGGACACATCATTCAAAGGATTATAAACATCATTCTAATTCAAACgttaaaaatttagaaagCCATGAACCATATATGGAAAACAACTCGCACATGAACCATGGTAGACAAAAGAGGGGGAACAAAGCGATGATTGATGGAGCGGCGCATAATACGCACAGTGGTAGTGATAGTAATAAGCACAATAGTAGTGATAGTATTAAGCACAATAGTAGTGATAGTATTAAGCACAATAGTAGTGATAGTATTAAGCACAATAGTAGTGATAGTATTAAGCACAATAGTAGTGATAGTATTAAGCACAATAGTAGTGATAGTATTAAGCACAATAGTAGTGATAGTAATAAGCACAATATCAGTGATAGTAATAATCacaatagtagtaatagtaatacgCGCCTTAGCAGTGAGAGGGTTACGCACGATATTAGTGAGAGTGGTGTGTACCACAATATTGATGGAAACAACAGCAACAACGGCAAACATAGTGCGCATAGACCCCTTCGTAGGAGGAATGCCATTAGACTAAAAAAAGGGAACCCGAACTCACTCAATACAGCACAACAGGAGGCTTTAATTCCTTTTCAAAATGAAGATAACACTCAAGATGGTATAAAAGGTGTAAAGGTATTTTTCCCATCATTtacaaaacataataaaaaaaagaatatatcattaaacaaaaaagacaTTGAAAGTTCTAATATcgaattacaaaataaattaaattattccaTCAATCCAACTTTATCTTTAGTTGCTTCCAAAGCTATTGATGGTTTATTAGGAGGCGTACATAAACACATGCAAGGACCTTTTTCTTTAGATATAGATGGGTCTAATAATTCCCCATTAGCTCCTCAAATAGTTACTCCTAATTTATACTCAAATGTTAATCCACCTTTTAACATGAATAATGGTATACCACCTTCTGGGGCACCTGTTCCTACCCGTCCAATCACTTCACCTCAAGTTGCAGCAGTTCCAAGTCCTACACCTAATCCGCCAAATATACAACCCACAGTTAGTAACACAGTAGGTGGAACTGTAGGAGGGACAGCAGGAGGGGCAATAGGAGCAGTTGCTGGGGCAGCACTTGGAGCAGGATTACGAGGGGGTTCTCCTGCTACTGCAGCTGTAAATGGAACAGCATATCCACAAATGAATGTACAGAATCTTATGTCGGCTAGTCAATTAGCGCAAAATcctaattttaatattcatCCTACAGGAACTAACTTAAGGGATGACCCTGGAAATGTTAATTATAATGAAGTGGTTACCATAACAATTGGTATTGTTATATGTCTTATCCtcttttgctttatttttggCTGTTTGATGAAAATGTGCAAGCCTGCAAAAAGGAGGAGGTAG
- a CDS encoding tyrosine--tRNA ligase yields MMISTCITLLQIIILFGGPEHARGYKRCALHCFSNRIQEDKVGEYEVKSKALKKLYERKLIHYVSDIKNIDRILYENEKEKEKKNRKSVYVGIDLNCKYLHIGNLIPLITLGILRNNNTNIIILLGSSTTKIGDPSFQNVERKRTVDEEIYENEKNIRSNIIRLFLQKEMNEKKLNEIIERSNNVFEDNEFIYESDTKGSLIILKNSLWYNKINIIDFLKYGEYFSINKLLRKECFLNKSCKNLTLKDMNYVTLQSYDFLYLFQKYQTLIQVGGSDQWGNIQSGIELCQNIFNKQLYGLTTNLLIHKNNNKYSKSLFNENRKLPIWVDKNFNPPYLFWNFLRNIDDVKLQSYIDMLTNLNMNIHEQVIINRRCSYTHKVVNDSVSVNRKVDERNMQSIYDEQINKAKTQLANSVTSYVYGEEVVNKIHKMNKMMKYQEFDKIENVDDLKIFPFIEINTNDLNNNKINIIHVLRNLEIANTNKEAKEKIGQKCLYLNKLLIDDPKFLLSIENFVQVKNNSSYYAILRLGKKTCYSIIVKDT; encoded by the exons ATGATGATAAGCACGTGTATTACTCTGCTCcaaattattatactttttggTGGGCCTGAACATGCAAGAGGTTATAAAAGGTGTGCGCTGCATTGCTTTAGTAACAGAATTCAAGAAGACAAAGTAGGGGAGTATGAAGTAAAATCGAAGGCCTTAAAAAAGCTGtatgaaagaaaattaattcattatgtgagtgatataaaaaatattgatagAATACTGTacgaaaatgaaaaggaaaaagaaaaaaaaaatagaaaatctGTGTATGTTGGGATAGAtttaaattgtaaatatttacatataggTAATTTAATACCTCTAATTACGTTAGGTATTTtacgaaataataatacaaacataataatattattaggTAGTAGTACAACAAAAATAGGAGATCCTTCATTTCAAAAtgtagaaagaaaaagaacagTAGATGAagaaatttatgaaaatgaaaagaatataagaagtaatattattcgtttatttcttcaaaaagaaatgaatgaaaaaaaattaaatgaaattattgaAAGAAGTAATAATGTGTTTGAAGATAACGAATTTATATACGAATCAGACACAAAAGGctcattaataattttaaaaaatagtttatggtataataaaataaatattattgattttttaaaatatggagaatatttttctattaacaaattattaagaaaagAATGTTTTCTGAATAAGTCATGCAAAAATTTGACATTAAAAGATATGAATTACGTAACATTACAGTCTTATGATTTCTTGTATTTATTTCAAAAGTATCAAACGTTAATTCAGGTAGGTGGATCTGATCAATGGGGAAATATACAGTCCGGCATTGAACTTtgtcaaaatatttttaacaaacaGTTATATGGATTGACaactaatttattaatacataaaaacaacaataaatatagtaaatcattatttaatgaaaataggAAATTACCCATATGGgttgataaaaattttaatcctccttatttattttggaattttttaagaaatatagaTGATGTAAAATTGCAATCTTACATTGATATGTTAACgaatttaaatatgaatatacatgAACAAGTCATAATTAATAGGAGGTGTAGTTATACTCATAAAGTAGTAAATGATAGTGTGAGTGTAAATAGGAAGGTAGATGAAAGAAATATGCAAAGTATTTACGACGAGCAAATTAACAAGGCAAAAACACAACTTGCAAATAGTGTTAcatcatatgtatatggaGAAGAagttgtaaataaaatacataaaatgaacaaaatgatgAAGTATCAAGAATTtgataaaattgaaaatgtagatgatttaaaaatatttccatttattGAAATTAATACTAAcgatttaaataataacaaaataaatattattcacGTGTTAAGAAATTTGGAAATtgcaaatacaaataaagaagcaaaagaaaaaattggtCAGAAAtgcttatatttaaataaattacttATAGACGATCCAAAATTTCTTCTAAgtattgaaaattttgtacAAGTGAAGAATAATAGTAGTTATTATGCAATACTGAGATTAGGAAAAAAGACATGTTACTCCATAATTGTTAA agaTACCTGA
- a CDS encoding peptidyl-tRNA hydrolase ICT1: MFELSKKFFLSFEIPFSQIQKITARSSGPGGQSVNKAETKVQLRFNVDTAKWIPSTVKENLKKIFKNKLNKSNEFIIECEETSSQISNYKICADKLKAILEEAENYKEKVKYTTVKDFINLIKSDEQIKRYKDTLINQKKKRRERKFNRRDYD, translated from the exons ATGTTTGAATTAAgcaaaaagttttttttatcctttgaAATTCCATTCAGTCAAATTCAGAAAATTACAGCACGGTCATCAGGACCAGGGGGTCAGAGTGTCAACAAG GCTGAAACTAAAGTGCAACTTCGATTTAATGTTGATACTGCAAAATGGATCCCTTCAACTGTTAAAGAAAATTTgaa aaaaattttcaaaaacaaACTGAACAAATCTAATGAGTTCATCATTGAATGTGAAG AAACCTCTTCTCAGATATCGAACTACAAAATTTGTGCTGATAAATTAAAGGCTATTCTTGAAGAAGCAGAA AATTACAAGGAAAAGGTTAAGTACACAACTGTTAAAGATTTTATCAATCTTATTAAGTCAGACGAACAA ATAAAGAGATACAAAGATACACTAATtaatcagaaaaaaaaaagacgggaaagaaaatttaatagaAGAGATTACGACTGA
- a CDS encoding GTP-binding nuclear protein RAN/TC4, translating into MDSQEFIPQYKLILVGDGGVGKTTFVKRHLTGEFEKKYIPTLGVEVHPLKFQTNFGKTQFNVWDTAGQEKFGGLRDGYYIKSDCAIIMFDVSSRITYKNVPNWYRDITRVCETIPMVLVGNKVDVKDRQVKSRQIQFHRKRNLQYYDLSARSNYNFEKPFLWLARRLSNQPNLIFVGEHAKAPEFQIDLNIVREAEKELEQAAAVAIDEEDIEN; encoded by the exons ATGGATTCTCAAGAATTTATTCCTCAGTATAAGCTTATATTAGTTGGTGATGGTGGTGTTGGAAAGACAACCTTTGTAAAAAGGCACTTGACGGGGGAgttcgaaaaaaaatatattc CAACCCTTGGTGTTGAAGTTCATCCATTAAAATTTCAAACAAATTTTGGAAAAACTCAATTTAATGTATGGGATACAGCAGGACAAGAAAAATTTGGAGGGTTAAGGGATggatattatataaaaagtgaTTGTGCAATAATTATGTTTGATGTATCATCACGTATtacttataaaaatgtacctAATTGGTATAGGGATATAACAAGAGTTTGTGAAACAATTCCTATGGTTTTAGTTGGTAATAAAGTAGATGTTAAGGACAGACAAGTAAAATCAAGGCAGATACAATTTCATAGAAAAAGGAATTTACAATATTATGATTTATCAGCTAGATCgaattataattttgaaaaaccATTTTTATGGTTAGCTAGGAGGTTGTCTAATCAACCAAATCTTATCTTTGTCGGAGAACATGCAAAGGCACCGGAATTTCAAATTGATTTAAATATCGTTAGAGAAGCTGAAAAGGAATTAGAGCAAGCAGCCGCAGTTGCCATTGATGAGGAGGACATAGAAAATTAA